From Streptomyces sp. HUAS MG91, the proteins below share one genomic window:
- a CDS encoding MATE family efflux transporter, with product MTDAEHRRTLIGLARPVYFSLLASVAAGIINTVWVARLGGDAVAAVAVATNVENVLLGVALVFGSGTTVLVAHARGAGDSGAVRAAVRGGAGLCALVVPLVVAGGWLFRADLARLVLGGGDEQGALRLATSYFAVSMPGMAVFFAQQFVDGILKGAGDTRTPMRLALLANGLILAADPLLIHAYGVVGAAVSTVAARLVALAVGVVVMRRDAVLRAARTAAAGERLTASVRRTLRTGLPMSADFTVRQTGALALVAVVARLGVTSVAAYAVAYKILYVATMAAYAVRQAASIHTAHRRGAGHDECGAVGRQAVLVAGAVGLVAAGLFLVLAPWLPRAFGAPDAVTAEAALFLRCVGPYLVLMAAFIALGGVFEGSGGAGRVLRVTVLGTALQLPCAFWLSELWGLPGVCAALGAAMAVQCAALLVLARRTAAQEAITEFSRAA from the coding sequence ATGACGGACGCCGAACACCGCAGGACACTCATCGGGCTGGCACGGCCCGTCTACTTCTCCCTGCTCGCCTCCGTGGCGGCCGGGATCATCAACACCGTGTGGGTCGCCCGGCTCGGGGGCGACGCCGTCGCGGCCGTCGCCGTCGCCACGAACGTGGAGAACGTGCTGCTCGGGGTCGCCCTCGTCTTCGGCTCCGGCACCACCGTGCTGGTCGCCCACGCGCGGGGCGCCGGCGACTCCGGCGCGGTGCGGGCCGCGGTGCGCGGCGGGGCCGGACTGTGCGCGCTGGTCGTGCCGCTCGTCGTGGCCGGGGGCTGGCTGTTCCGGGCGGACCTGGCGCGGCTCGTGCTGGGCGGCGGGGACGAGCAGGGCGCGCTGCGGCTCGCCACGTCGTACTTCGCGGTCTCCATGCCCGGCATGGCCGTCTTCTTCGCGCAGCAGTTCGTCGACGGGATCCTCAAGGGCGCGGGCGACACCCGCACCCCGATGCGGCTGGCGCTGCTGGCGAACGGCCTGATCCTCGCCGCCGACCCGCTGCTCATCCACGCGTACGGGGTCGTGGGCGCCGCTGTCTCCACGGTGGCGGCCCGGCTGGTCGCCCTGGCCGTGGGAGTGGTGGTGATGCGGCGCGACGCGGTGCTGCGCGCGGCGCGGACGGCGGCCGCGGGGGAGCGGCTGACCGCCTCCGTGCGGCGCACCCTGCGCACCGGCCTGCCCATGTCCGCCGACTTCACCGTGCGGCAGACGGGCGCGCTCGCGCTGGTCGCGGTCGTGGCCCGGCTCGGTGTGACGTCGGTGGCCGCGTACGCCGTCGCCTACAAGATCCTCTACGTCGCGACGATGGCCGCCTACGCGGTGCGTCAGGCCGCCTCCATCCACACCGCGCACCGCCGGGGCGCGGGCCACGACGAGTGCGGGGCCGTCGGGCGGCAGGCGGTCCTGGTGGCCGGGGCGGTGGGGCTCGTCGCCGCCGGGCTCTTCCTCGTCCTCGCGCCGTGGCTGCCGCGGGCGTTCGGGGCGCCGGACGCCGTCACCGCCGAGGCCGCCCTGTTCCTGCGCTGCGTGGGCCCGTACCTGGTGCTGATGGCCGCCTTCATCGCGCTGGGCGGTGTCTTCGAGGGCAGCGGCGGCGCGGGGCGGGTGCTGCGGGTGACGGTGCTGGGAACGGCCCTGCAACTCCCGTGCGCCTTCTGGCTGTCAGAGCTGTGGGGGCTGCCCGGGGTGTGCGCCGCGCTCGGCGCCGCCATGGCCGTGCAGTGCGCGGCCCTGCTGGTCCTGGCCCGGCGGACGGCGGCTCAGGAGGCGATCACCGAGTTCTCGCGGGCGGCCTGA
- a CDS encoding PadR family transcriptional regulator, with protein sequence MLELPILGFLCERPLHGYELKERITALSGHVRPVSDGALYPAITRLVAAGLLDEHTAPGTRAARRRVLTLTGAGRAHLLDRLRRPKDTEISDHTRFNTLLAFLRHLPDPAEQAAVLRRRLEFLETPTSFFYDAEGRPVRAEEPDDLFRRGMLEVARATGRAERAWLREALTALDG encoded by the coding sequence GTGCTGGAGCTGCCGATTCTCGGCTTCCTCTGTGAACGGCCGCTGCACGGCTATGAGTTGAAGGAGCGCATCACCGCGCTCAGCGGCCATGTCCGCCCGGTGAGCGACGGCGCGCTCTATCCGGCGATCACCCGGCTCGTGGCGGCGGGCCTGCTCGACGAGCACACGGCGCCGGGCACCCGGGCCGCCCGGCGGCGCGTGCTCACGCTCACCGGCGCGGGCCGCGCGCACCTCCTCGACCGCCTCCGCCGGCCGAAGGACACCGAGATCAGCGACCACACCCGCTTCAACACGCTCCTGGCGTTCCTGCGCCATCTGCCGGACCCCGCCGAGCAGGCCGCGGTCCTGCGCCGCCGCCTGGAGTTCCTGGAGACGCCCACGAGCTTCTTCTACGACGCGGAGGGCCGGCCGGTGCGCGCGGAGGAGCCGGACGACCTGTTCCGGCGCGGCATGCTGGAGGTGGCGCGGGCGACGGGCCGGGCCGAGCGGGCCTGGCTGCGCGAAGCCCTCACCGCGCTCGACGGCTGA
- a CDS encoding NlpC/P60 family protein, producing the protein MGSHRRTAHSRQSGFELGTRVTVLTVAAAGAAAALGGAAPAGAAPQDRPADTKAEVDRLYEQAEQATESFNKADERAGRLRKDLARTQDEVARGQERINRMRQALGMVAGAQYRSGGMDPSLVLMLSSDPEGYLDRAGTMDRISARQADELAELQDAQRQLAQQRAEAQQQLAELEQSRKAVARHKHTVEKKLAKARRLLNSLAAPDRAAYERASRGGARPDLAGAGPASSARAAAALAAAQSALGKPYVWGASGPSGFDCSGLTQWSYAQAGVGLPRTSQEQRYAGRQVSLSQARPGDLVTYRSDASHIGIYAGNGQVIHAPYPGAAVRYDPVGMMPVSSVTRP; encoded by the coding sequence GTGGGGTCCCATCGCCGTACAGCGCACTCTCGGCAGTCAGGATTCGAGCTCGGTACGCGTGTCACCGTCCTGACCGTGGCCGCGGCGGGAGCCGCCGCCGCGCTCGGCGGCGCCGCTCCCGCGGGCGCCGCGCCGCAGGACAGGCCCGCCGACACCAAGGCGGAGGTGGACCGCCTCTACGAGCAGGCGGAGCAGGCCACCGAGTCCTTCAACAAGGCGGACGAGCGCGCCGGCCGGCTCCGCAAGGACCTGGCCAGGACCCAGGACGAGGTGGCCCGCGGGCAGGAGCGCATCAACAGGATGCGGCAGGCGCTCGGCATGGTCGCCGGGGCGCAGTACCGCAGCGGCGGCATGGATCCCTCGCTCGTCCTGATGCTCTCCTCCGACCCGGAGGGCTATCTCGACCGGGCCGGCACGATGGACCGGATCAGCGCCCGGCAGGCCGACGAGCTCGCGGAACTGCAGGACGCCCAGCGGCAGTTGGCGCAGCAGCGGGCCGAGGCCCAGCAGCAGCTCGCCGAGCTGGAGCAGAGCCGCAAGGCCGTCGCCCGGCACAAGCACACCGTCGAGAAGAAGCTGGCCAAGGCGCGGCGGCTGCTCAACTCCCTGGCGGCGCCGGACCGGGCCGCCTACGAGCGGGCCTCGCGCGGCGGCGCCCGCCCCGACCTGGCGGGCGCGGGCCCGGCCTCCTCGGCGCGTGCCGCGGCCGCCCTGGCCGCCGCCCAGTCCGCGCTCGGCAAGCCCTACGTCTGGGGGGCCAGCGGGCCCTCAGGGTTCGACTGTTCGGGCCTGACCCAGTGGTCGTACGCGCAGGCGGGCGTCGGCCTCCCGCGCACCTCGCAGGAGCAGCGGTACGCGGGGCGGCAGGTGTCCCTGTCGCAGGCCCGGCCCGGCGATCTGGTCACCTACCGCAGCGACGCCAGCCACATCGGCATCTACGCGGGCAACGGGCAGGTGATCCACGCGCCCTACCCGGGCGCCGCGGTCCGCTACGACCCCGTCGGCATGATGCCCGTCTCATCCGTGACCCGGCCGTAG
- a CDS encoding NlpC/P60 family protein: MASHRRPKQPSRTRVTVLTATAAAAVALTSQAANAAPKPDKSEVKAKVDKLYEEAGKATDLYNGAKEKQKKLEKEIGDLQDKVAREQDELNELRTGIGAMASEQYRSGGIDASVQLFLSANPDDYLDKASTLDSLSAQQLESLKKVQAKQRTLAQERAEAAEKLKDLADTRTELGKKKKEVQGKLGEAQKLLNSLTAAERQRMADAETRASRSAASRVDLGNEAAASKFGAAALSAAATQLGKPYVSGGTGPNSYDCSGLTQFAYNQAGVGITRTTYTQQNDGTKIGMSQLKPGDLVFFNNLAHVGLYAGNGQVLHAPHPGAVVRYESMSTIGSFQFGVRI; this comes from the coding sequence GTGGCGTCCCACCGTCGACCCAAGCAGCCGAGCCGCACCCGCGTGACCGTGCTCACCGCGACCGCCGCCGCTGCCGTGGCCCTTACGTCGCAGGCGGCCAACGCCGCCCCCAAGCCCGACAAGAGCGAGGTCAAGGCCAAGGTCGACAAGCTCTACGAAGAAGCGGGGAAGGCCACCGACCTCTACAACGGGGCCAAGGAGAAGCAGAAGAAGCTCGAGAAGGAGATCGGCGACCTCCAGGACAAGGTCGCCCGCGAGCAGGACGAGCTCAACGAACTGCGCACCGGCATCGGCGCGATGGCCAGCGAGCAGTACCGCTCCGGCGGCATCGACGCCTCGGTCCAGCTCTTCCTCTCCGCGAACCCGGACGACTACCTCGACAAGGCGTCCACCCTCGACTCGCTCTCCGCGCAGCAGCTCGAGTCGCTGAAGAAGGTCCAGGCGAAGCAGCGCACGCTCGCCCAGGAGCGCGCCGAGGCCGCCGAGAAGCTCAAGGACCTCGCCGACACCCGCACCGAGCTCGGCAAGAAGAAGAAGGAAGTCCAGGGCAAGCTGGGCGAGGCGCAGAAGCTCCTCAACTCCCTGACCGCCGCCGAGCGCCAGCGGATGGCCGACGCCGAGACCCGCGCCAGCCGCTCCGCCGCGAGCCGCGTCGACCTCGGCAACGAGGCGGCCGCCTCCAAGTTCGGCGCCGCCGCCCTGAGCGCCGCCGCCACCCAGCTCGGCAAGCCGTACGTCTCCGGCGGCACCGGCCCCAACTCGTACGACTGCTCGGGCCTGACCCAGTTCGCGTACAACCAGGCCGGTGTCGGCATCACCCGGACCACGTACACGCAGCAGAACGACGGCACCAAGATAGGCATGAGCCAGCTCAAGCCCGGTGACCTCGTCTTCTTCAACAACCTCGCGCACGTCGGCCTGTACGCCGGCAACGGCCAGGTGCTGCACGCCCCGCACCCCGGTGCCGTCGTCCGCTACGAGTCGATGAGCACGATCGGTTCGTTCCAGTTCGGCGTCCGCATCTGA
- a CDS encoding NYN domain-containing protein, with translation MVQSTGGEAKDPEPAAAEVLDRPLPEGVRRRVVQIVSDGFGGLTVGELPPQLRQYARFTPTRRAKFAGNAMAAAVESDTIFRQRIAERFREAQPELAGALESGSPPPAADPLDVAAAAYVLRPTGWVKLVAAAGEEAQRADAERADEETRAELERLRAELAEAQTQTRTETERLRTELDAARRETDAVHRKLRSAQSDVKRGEAAVRKARGEIDAARAEAQAQVSAAESETRRLKGRLGEVEAALEASRRAAREGRSVEDMRVRLLLDTVLEAAQGLRRELALPPVSARPADSVDAVEPGKMTPKDIAARALHEHDPAILDQLLALPQAHLVVDGYNVTKTGYPTMPLEKQRLRLLGSLSQLAAQTGAEVTCVFDGAELAAPVLLAPPRGVRVLFSKAGVTADELIRQLVRAEPPGRPVIVVSTDREVADGVAKAGARPVASVMLLKRLSRG, from the coding sequence ATGGTGCAGAGCACGGGCGGGGAGGCCAAAGACCCTGAGCCGGCCGCCGCCGAGGTGCTCGACCGGCCGCTGCCCGAAGGCGTACGGCGTCGGGTCGTGCAGATCGTCTCCGACGGTTTCGGCGGGCTGACCGTCGGCGAACTTCCGCCGCAATTGCGGCAGTATGCCCGCTTCACCCCCACGCGGCGGGCCAAGTTCGCGGGCAACGCGATGGCCGCGGCCGTGGAGAGCGACACGATCTTCCGGCAGCGGATCGCCGAGCGGTTCCGTGAGGCGCAGCCCGAGCTGGCGGGCGCCCTGGAGTCCGGCTCGCCGCCGCCCGCCGCCGACCCCCTCGACGTCGCCGCCGCCGCGTACGTGCTGCGCCCCACGGGCTGGGTCAAGCTCGTCGCCGCCGCCGGCGAGGAGGCGCAGCGCGCCGACGCCGAGCGCGCCGACGAGGAGACCCGCGCCGAGCTGGAGCGGCTGCGCGCCGAGCTCGCCGAGGCGCAGACCCAGACCAGGACCGAGACGGAACGGTTGCGCACCGAGCTGGACGCGGCCCGCCGCGAGACCGACGCCGTGCACCGCAAGCTGCGCTCCGCGCAGAGCGACGTCAAGCGCGGCGAGGCCGCCGTGCGCAAGGCGCGCGGCGAGATCGACGCGGCGCGGGCCGAGGCGCAGGCGCAGGTGTCGGCCGCCGAGAGCGAGACGCGGCGGCTGAAGGGGCGGCTCGGCGAGGTCGAGGCGGCCCTGGAGGCCTCCCGGCGCGCGGCCCGCGAGGGGCGCAGCGTCGAGGACATGCGCGTACGGCTGCTCCTGGACACCGTGCTCGAGGCCGCCCAGGGGCTGCGCCGGGAGCTGGCGCTGCCGCCCGTGTCGGCGCGGCCCGCCGACTCCGTGGACGCCGTGGAGCCGGGGAAGATGACCCCGAAGGACATCGCGGCGCGCGCCCTGCACGAGCACGACCCGGCGATCCTCGACCAGTTGCTGGCGCTGCCGCAGGCCCACCTCGTGGTCGACGGCTACAACGTCACCAAGACCGGCTATCCGACGATGCCGCTGGAGAAGCAGCGGCTGCGGCTGCTCGGCTCGCTCTCGCAGCTGGCCGCGCAGACCGGCGCCGAGGTGACCTGTGTCTTCGACGGTGCGGAGCTGGCCGCGCCGGTGCTGCTCGCGCCGCCGCGCGGGGTGCGGGTGCTGTTCTCCAAGGCGGGTGTCACGGCCGACGAGTTGATCCGGCAGCTGGTGCGCGCCGAGCCGCCCGGCCGGCCGGTGATCGTCGTCTCGACGGACCGCGAGGTCGCCGACGGGGTGGCGAAGGCAGGTGCGCGTCCGGTTGCGTCCGTCATGCTGCTGAAGCGCCTCTCGCGGGGCTGA
- a CDS encoding rhomboid family intramembrane serine protease yields MTAFLREHPAPVTYGIIALCCGVFVLSPASGFNPTYGTGARLLTEQTAYFDRWGVVPAELFTGSARAALTPLTALFVHGSWLHLLGNMLFLYVFGAMAEERMGRVQYALFYLITGYLALFAYALAHADSDQSLVGASGAISAVLGAFLYLFPGARVTSLFPFLLFLPLRFPAWVVLPFWVALQWAAAGQDTQGPAVAYLAHLVGFSLGFLYAWVRYRGRAKVEATHATATEGDSQP; encoded by the coding sequence GTGACCGCATTCCTCAGGGAGCACCCGGCCCCGGTCACGTACGGCATCATCGCGCTGTGCTGCGGGGTCTTCGTGCTCTCCCCCGCCTCGGGCTTCAATCCCACCTATGGCACGGGTGCCCGCCTGCTCACGGAACAGACCGCCTATTTCGATCGCTGGGGCGTGGTGCCCGCCGAACTCTTCACGGGATCGGCGCGGGCCGCCCTCACCCCGCTCACCGCTCTGTTCGTGCACGGCAGCTGGCTGCACCTGCTGGGCAACATGCTCTTCCTCTATGTCTTCGGAGCGATGGCCGAGGAGCGCATGGGCCGCGTCCAGTACGCGCTCTTCTACCTGATCACCGGCTATCTGGCGCTGTTCGCGTACGCGCTCGCGCACGCCGACTCCGACCAGAGCCTGGTCGGCGCCTCCGGGGCGATCTCGGCGGTCCTCGGCGCCTTCCTGTACCTGTTCCCCGGGGCGCGGGTGACGAGCCTGTTCCCGTTCCTCCTCTTCCTGCCGCTGCGCTTTCCGGCCTGGGTGGTGCTGCCGTTCTGGGTGGCGCTGCAGTGGGCGGCCGCGGGCCAGGACACCCAGGGGCCCGCGGTCGCGTATCTGGCGCACCTCGTCGGCTTCTCGCTCGGGTTCCTCTACGCGTGGGTGCGGTACAGGGGCCGGGCTAAGGTTGAAGCGACCCATGCCACGGCCACCGAGGGAGACAGCCAGCCGTGA
- a CDS encoding Lrp/AsnC ligand binding domain-containing protein, with amino-acid sequence MITAIVLIKTSVDRIPEIAESIAALDSVSEVFSVTGTYDLIAMVRVARHDDLADVIPGRISKIQGVEATDTHVAFRTYSQHDLEAAFAIGLDG; translated from the coding sequence GTGATCACCGCGATCGTGCTCATCAAGACCAGCGTGGACCGGATCCCCGAGATCGCGGAGTCGATCGCGGCCCTGGACAGCGTCAGCGAGGTCTTCTCCGTCACCGGCACCTACGACCTGATCGCCATGGTCCGCGTCGCCCGCCACGACGACCTCGCGGATGTCATCCCCGGCCGGATCAGCAAGATCCAGGGCGTCGAGGCGACGGACACCCACGTCGCGTTCCGCACCTACTCCCAGCACGACCTGGAAGCCGCCTTCGCCATCGGCCTGGACGGCTAG
- a CDS encoding aminotransferase class V-fold PLP-dependent enzyme, producing MSVSVDAAACTSAPTDIAAPLPVLGRDVTVPLVTGGEVTYAALDYAASAPALQRVWDDVAAYAPYYGSVHRGAGYLSQLSTDLFENSRKTVAEFLDCREGDQVVFTRSTTDSLNLLAAALPADCQVFVFETEHHASLLPWRDARVTYLNAPRTPDEAVATLERALADRDPYGPALVCVTGASNVTGELWPVRELAAAAHAHGARIVLDAAQLAPHHPVSVQDLDVDWVAFSGHKLYAPFGSGVLAGRSDWLTEAEPYLAGGGASRKVARRADGGVDVEWHDSAARHEAGSPNVIGVYSIASACKALTEAGFDSLVAREQELIRTVRDGLAAVPEVKVLSLFGDDAPRVGVISFVVEGWNSSHFAAALSAEYGIGVRDGLFCAHPLVRTLLGSDPQTQGECGAPEAAPGEKSLNAIRVSFGAGTPDEHVERFVAAVTELVRDGAAWSYRTEQGRCVPAS from the coding sequence ATGTCTGTTTCCGTCGACGCTGCTGCCTGTACCTCTGCCCCCACCGACATCGCGGCCCCGCTGCCCGTGCTCGGCCGGGACGTCACCGTCCCGCTCGTCACCGGCGGCGAGGTGACCTACGCGGCCCTCGACTACGCCGCCAGCGCGCCGGCCCTCCAGCGCGTGTGGGACGACGTCGCCGCGTACGCCCCGTACTACGGCAGCGTGCACCGCGGCGCCGGGTACCTCTCCCAGCTCTCCACCGACCTCTTCGAGAACTCCCGGAAGACCGTCGCCGAGTTCCTCGACTGCCGTGAGGGCGACCAGGTCGTCTTCACCCGGTCGACCACCGACTCGCTCAACCTGCTGGCCGCCGCGCTCCCCGCCGACTGCCAGGTCTTCGTCTTCGAGACCGAGCACCACGCCTCGCTGCTGCCGTGGCGCGACGCGCGGGTCACCTACCTCAACGCGCCCCGCACCCCCGACGAGGCCGTCGCCACCCTGGAGCGGGCGCTGGCCGACCGGGACCCGTACGGCCCGGCCCTCGTCTGCGTCACCGGTGCCTCCAACGTCACCGGTGAGCTCTGGCCGGTGCGCGAGCTGGCGGCGGCCGCTCACGCGCACGGTGCCCGCATCGTGCTCGACGCCGCCCAGCTCGCGCCCCACCACCCCGTCTCCGTCCAGGACCTCGACGTCGACTGGGTCGCCTTCTCCGGCCACAAGCTGTACGCGCCGTTCGGCTCCGGTGTGCTCGCCGGACGCTCCGACTGGCTGACCGAGGCCGAGCCGTACCTCGCCGGCGGCGGCGCCTCCCGCAAGGTCGCCCGGCGCGCGGACGGCGGCGTGGACGTGGAGTGGCACGACAGCGCCGCCCGGCACGAGGCCGGTTCGCCGAACGTCATCGGCGTCTACTCCATCGCCTCCGCCTGCAAGGCGCTCACCGAGGCCGGGTTCGACAGCCTCGTCGCGCGGGAGCAGGAGCTGATCCGCACGGTGCGCGACGGGCTCGCCGCCGTGCCCGAGGTGAAGGTGCTCTCGCTGTTCGGGGACGACGCCCCGCGCGTCGGCGTCATCTCGTTCGTGGTGGAGGGCTGGAACTCCTCGCACTTCGCCGCCGCGCTCTCCGCCGAGTACGGGATCGGCGTGCGGGACGGGCTGTTCTGCGCCCACCCGCTCGTGCGCACGCTGCTCGGCTCCGACCCGCAGACGCAGGGCGAGTGCGGGGCGCCCGAGGCGGCGCCCGGGGAGAAGTCGCTGAACGCGATCCGGGTCAGCTTCGGCGCCGGGACGCCCGACGAGCACGTCGAGCGGTTCGTCGCGGCCGTCACCGAGCTGGTCCGGGACGGTGCCGCGTGGAGCTACCGCACCGAGCAGGGGCGGTGTGTTCCGGCGTCGTGA
- the trpD gene encoding anthranilate phosphoribosyltransferase → MSALTPAGGDTAAGRSWPSVLNGLLEGRDQSADDTAWAMDRIMSGEATDAQIAAFVVALRAKGETVEEITGLVRAMYEHANTIEVPGETVDIVGTGGDGAKTVNISTMSAIVIAGTGTRVVKHGNRAASSASGSSDVLEKLGVNLDLTPARVPQVAEEAGITFCFAVKFHPALRYAGAARGQIGIRTVFNLLGPLTNPARVKAQAVGVADPRMAPVVAGVFAERGNSSLVFRGDDGLDELTITGTSRVWVVRDGAVREEVFDPRDVGIEPVGIEALRGGDPSFNAEVARRILDGERGPVRDAVLLNSAAALVAVRPGSGTLVEQIRAGMERAAESIDSGAAKATLERWVVASNR, encoded by the coding sequence ATGAGCGCTTTGACCCCCGCTGGAGGCGACACCGCGGCGGGCCGTTCCTGGCCCAGTGTGCTGAACGGGCTCCTGGAGGGCCGCGACCAGAGCGCCGACGACACCGCCTGGGCGATGGACCGCATCATGAGCGGCGAGGCGACCGACGCGCAGATCGCCGCCTTCGTGGTCGCGCTGCGCGCCAAGGGCGAGACCGTCGAGGAGATCACCGGTCTGGTCCGCGCCATGTACGAGCACGCCAACACCATCGAGGTGCCCGGCGAGACCGTCGACATCGTCGGCACGGGCGGCGACGGCGCGAAGACCGTCAACATCTCCACCATGTCCGCCATCGTGATCGCGGGCACGGGGACCAGGGTCGTCAAGCACGGCAACCGGGCGGCCTCGTCCGCCTCCGGCTCCTCCGACGTGCTGGAGAAGCTGGGCGTCAATCTGGACCTGACGCCGGCCCGCGTCCCCCAGGTGGCCGAGGAGGCGGGCATCACCTTCTGCTTCGCGGTCAAGTTCCACCCGGCGCTGCGGTACGCGGGCGCGGCCCGCGGCCAGATCGGCATCCGTACGGTGTTCAACCTGCTCGGCCCGCTGACCAACCCGGCCCGGGTGAAGGCGCAGGCCGTCGGGGTCGCCGATCCGCGGATGGCGCCGGTGGTCGCCGGGGTCTTCGCCGAGCGCGGCAACTCCTCGCTGGTCTTCCGCGGCGACGACGGGCTCGACGAACTGACCATCACCGGGACCTCCCGGGTCTGGGTCGTGCGCGACGGAGCCGTGCGCGAGGAGGTCTTCGACCCGCGCGACGTCGGCATCGAGCCGGTCGGCATCGAGGCGCTGCGCGGCGGCGACCCGTCGTTCAACGCCGAGGTCGCCCGGCGGATCCTCGACGGCGAGCGGGGGCCGGTGCGGGACGCCGTGCTGCTGAACTCCGCCGCCGCGCTCGTCGCCGTACGCCCCGGCAGCGGCACGCTCGTCGAGCAGATCAGGGCCGGCATGGAGCGGGCCGCCGAGTCGATCGACTCCGGCGCCGCGAAGGCCACCCTGGAGCGGTGGGTCGTCGCCAGCAACCGCTGA
- a CDS encoding ubiquinol-cytochrome c reductase cytochrome b subunit, producing the protein MSTATTNDAPSREKAPAGERVADWADGRLGIYSLAKSNMRKIFPDHWSFMLGEICMYSFIIIILTGVYLTLFFHPSMNEVEYHGSYIPLQGQLMSEAFNSTMHISFDVRGGLLIRQIHHWAALIFLAGMFVHMMRVFFTGAFRKPREVNWLFGFLLFVLGMFTGFTGYSLPDDLLSGTGVRFMEGAVLSVPIVGTYLSFFLFGGEFPGGDFVARFYSVHILLLPGIMLGLMVAHLILVFYHKHTQFAGAGKTEKNVVGMPLLPVYMAKAGGFFFLVFGVIAVVAAIASINPIWAIGPYRPDQVSTGAQPDWYMGFSEGLIRVMPGWEINLWGHTLVLGVFVPLVIFPLVLVAIAVYPFIESWVTGDKREHHILDRPRNAPTRTAFGAAWISWYFVLMIGGGNDLWATHFHLSINAITWFVRVSFFVMPIVVFIVTKRICLGLQRRDKDKVLHGRESGIIKRLPHGEFIEVHEPLDAEALHTLTAHEQYKPAEIGPTVDENGVERKVSRTQKLRAKLSKGYYGEHNQIPKPTAEEYKEITSGHGHH; encoded by the coding sequence ATGAGTACTGCAACCACGAACGACGCGCCTTCTCGCGAGAAGGCACCGGCCGGTGAGCGTGTCGCCGACTGGGCGGACGGACGCCTCGGGATCTACTCCCTGGCCAAGTCCAACATGCGCAAGATCTTTCCGGACCACTGGTCCTTCATGCTCGGCGAGATCTGCATGTACAGCTTCATCATCATCATCCTCACGGGTGTGTACCTGACGCTGTTCTTCCACCCGTCGATGAACGAGGTGGAGTACCACGGCAGCTACATCCCGCTGCAGGGTCAGCTGATGTCCGAGGCGTTCAACTCGACCATGCACATCTCCTTCGATGTGCGCGGTGGTCTGCTGATCCGGCAGATCCACCACTGGGCCGCGCTGATCTTCCTCGCCGGCATGTTCGTGCACATGATGCGCGTGTTCTTCACGGGTGCGTTCCGCAAGCCGCGTGAGGTCAACTGGCTGTTCGGCTTCCTGCTGTTCGTCCTGGGCATGTTCACCGGCTTCACCGGTTACTCGCTCCCCGACGACCTGCTGTCCGGCACCGGTGTCCGCTTCATGGAGGGCGCGGTCCTGTCCGTGCCGATCGTCGGCACGTACCTGTCGTTCTTCCTCTTCGGCGGCGAGTTCCCGGGCGGCGACTTCGTCGCGCGGTTCTACTCGGTCCACATCCTGCTGCTGCCGGGCATCATGCTCGGCCTGATGGTGGCCCACCTGATCCTGGTCTTCTACCACAAGCACACGCAGTTCGCGGGTGCCGGAAAGACCGAGAAGAACGTCGTCGGCATGCCGCTGCTCCCGGTCTACATGGCCAAGGCGGGCGGCTTCTTCTTCCTGGTCTTCGGTGTCATCGCGGTGGTCGCGGCGATCGCCTCGATCAACCCGATCTGGGCCATCGGCCCGTACCGTCCGGACCAGGTCTCCACCGGCGCCCAGCCCGACTGGTACATGGGCTTCTCCGAAGGCCTGATCCGTGTCATGCCGGGCTGGGAGATCAACCTCTGGGGTCACACGCTCGTCCTGGGTGTGTTCGTCCCGCTGGTGATCTTCCCGCTGGTCCTGGTCGCGATCGCGGTCTACCCGTTCATCGAGTCCTGGGTCACCGGCGACAAGCGCGAGCACCACATCCTGGACCGCCCGCGCAACGCGCCGACGCGCACCGCCTTCGGTGCCGCGTGGATCTCCTGGTACTTCGTGCTGATGATCGGTGGTGGCAACGACCTCTGGGCCACGCACTTCCACCTGTCGATCAACGCGATCACCTGGTTCGTCCGCGTCAGCTTCTTCGTGATGCCGATCGTGGTCTTCATCGTCACCAAGCGGATCTGCCTCGGCCTCCAGCGCCGCGACAAGGACAAGGTGCTGCACGGACGCGAGTCCGGCATCATCAAGCGCCTGCCGCACGGTGAGTTCATCGAGGTCCACGAGCCGCTCGACGCGGAGGCCCTGCACACGCTCACCGCGCACGAGCAGTACAAGCCCGCCGAGATCGGCCCGACGGTCGACGAGAACGGTGTGGAGCGCAAGGTGTCGCGTACGCAGAAGCTGCGCGCCAAGCTGTCGAAGGGCTACTACGGGGAGCACAACCAGATCCCCAAGCCCACGGCCGAGGAGTACAAGGAGATCACCAGCGGCCACGGCCACCACTGA